From Cohaesibacter gelatinilyticus, the proteins below share one genomic window:
- a CDS encoding Lrp/AsnC family transcriptional regulator produces the protein MDRIDRKILTLLQKDASIANNDLADLVGLSPSSCLRRVRQLKEKGIITKIVALTDPKKLGRTLKAIVTVKLADHGTVARKQWLTDMKCEVAISQIYSVSGETDAVVMFNLIDMEEFQELSQRLFADDENVIQYQSLFVLEQHKFDLALQP, from the coding sequence ATGGATCGCATTGATCGAAAAATACTGACCCTTCTGCAGAAAGATGCCTCTATCGCCAACAACGATCTGGCAGATCTGGTTGGTCTGTCTCCCTCAAGTTGCCTTCGGCGGGTGCGCCAGCTTAAGGAAAAAGGCATCATTACAAAGATAGTGGCTCTGACTGATCCCAAAAAATTGGGTCGCACTCTCAAGGCCATCGTGACAGTCAAGCTCGCCGACCATGGAACCGTCGCCCGAAAGCAATGGCTCACAGACATGAAATGCGAAGTCGCAATCTCTCAGATCTATTCCGTCTCGGGTGAAACAGACGCAGTTGTCATGTTCAATCTGATTGACATGGAAGAATTTCAGGAACTTAGCCAACGATTGTTTGCAGACGACGAAAATGTGATTCAGTATCAATCCCTTTTCGTTCTGGAACAGCACAAATTTGATCTGGCTCTTCAGCCCTGA
- a CDS encoding MFS transporter, translating into MTRIERLALYSALTALTAFAIDGILPAMPLIETDFDPASAISVSKVMTTFVLGMAIGELIIGPLSDAAGRRPAVIFGLAIFTIGTLIAAYADTFDAVLTGRFLQGLGVAGPKVGTRAMIRDRHTGPDMARILSIIFTLLILVPMIAPAIGAIIAAIGGWRGVFWAYLILAVLLGLWLWTRHPETLMPDKRTPLHPRRLATNIASILKRIDVMPLVIATGFVFGSQLVYFSVAADLFGVLYDLPTWMPVLFAILATGTAAALLINVRLVKHTGMEAPILVGVLLQGLSGGGLLIAAALTDGHPPLLVLLTLGWLGFFALGLLIGNINALAMRPLANLAGLGSSIIASCSSLIAFVFASAIDLMIDGPVLSIALAFALAAPLSAICVLFAIPNSTRKQLLHSLRLSR; encoded by the coding sequence ATGACCCGTATTGAGCGCCTCGCTCTTTATAGCGCCCTGACGGCGCTGACTGCTTTTGCCATTGATGGCATTCTTCCTGCCATGCCCTTGATCGAGACAGATTTCGATCCGGCCTCGGCTATCTCCGTCAGCAAGGTCATGACCACCTTCGTATTGGGCATGGCAATCGGCGAGCTGATCATTGGCCCACTCAGTGATGCTGCGGGCAGACGCCCTGCCGTGATTTTCGGCCTTGCCATCTTCACGATCGGCACCTTGATCGCAGCCTATGCCGACACATTCGATGCTGTGCTCACGGGACGGTTTTTACAAGGCCTTGGGGTAGCTGGACCAAAGGTCGGCACACGCGCCATGATCCGCGACCGCCATACCGGTCCGGACATGGCCAGGATTCTATCGATCATTTTCACCTTGCTGATCCTGGTGCCAATGATTGCACCCGCAATCGGAGCCATCATCGCCGCCATCGGCGGCTGGCGCGGTGTTTTCTGGGCCTATCTGATATTGGCAGTCCTGCTCGGCCTTTGGCTCTGGACCCGGCACCCGGAAACATTGATGCCCGACAAACGTACGCCCTTGCATCCTCGACGATTGGCAACAAATATCGCATCCATCTTGAAACGCATCGATGTCATGCCCCTTGTGATCGCAACAGGCTTCGTCTTCGGGTCCCAACTGGTCTATTTCTCGGTCGCTGCGGATCTGTTCGGTGTGCTCTATGATTTGCCGACATGGATGCCCGTACTCTTTGCCATTCTGGCAACAGGCACAGCCGCTGCCTTGCTCATCAATGTACGTCTGGTCAAACATACAGGCATGGAAGCCCCCATTCTGGTCGGTGTGCTTCTTCAGGGCCTCTCGGGTGGAGGGCTTCTGATCGCTGCAGCATTGACGGATGGCCATCCCCCATTGCTTGTCCTGCTTACTCTGGGCTGGCTCGGCTTTTTCGCCCTTGGTCTCTTGATCGGCAACATCAATGCCTTGGCCATGCGCCCGCTGGCCAATCTTGCGGGCCTTGGCTCCTCCATCATTGCGTCCTGCTCCAGCCTCATCGCCTTTGTCTTTGCCTCGGCGATTGATCTGATGATAGACGGTCCGGTTCTCTCCATCGCGCTGGCTTTCGCGCTGGCAGCGCCACTTTCCGCCATCTGCGTCCTGTTCGCCATCCCCAACAGCACCCGCAAACAACTCCTGCATTCCCTTCGCCTATCACGATGA
- a CDS encoding class I SAM-dependent methyltransferase — protein MTAIDTSSLYDASAEDYSRAHARWLKYAGGEAQCAFEGAVTALLRPGMRLLDVACGTGTVARRLISETIGDIEIVLLDASPKMLAHCRDIPATRLTACMKNLPFETDAFDLLTCAWGIETLIDPRPALGEFVRATRPGGHVCLVFCADRPSQFLIGRALRHNVSRSGRGNFLSHTNLHKLARQAGARHVQTLNCSGPAAAMILHI, from the coding sequence ATGACCGCCATCGATACATCCAGTCTTTATGACGCCTCGGCAGAGGATTATTCCAGGGCCCATGCTCGTTGGCTGAAATATGCAGGTGGCGAGGCGCAATGCGCGTTTGAAGGGGCCGTCACAGCTCTGCTTCGACCGGGCATGCGCCTGCTGGATGTTGCATGTGGCACGGGCACGGTCGCCCGGCGTTTGATCAGCGAAACAATTGGCGACATCGAAATCGTTCTGCTGGACGCATCCCCCAAAATGCTTGCCCATTGTCGCGATATCCCAGCAACACGCCTCACCGCCTGCATGAAAAACTTGCCATTTGAGACGGATGCCTTTGATCTACTGACTTGCGCATGGGGGATAGAGACCTTGATCGACCCACGACCAGCCCTTGGGGAATTTGTACGTGCAACACGTCCCGGCGGCCATGTCTGTCTGGTCTTTTGCGCAGACCGGCCATCACAATTCCTCATCGGACGGGCCCTTCGCCACAATGTTTCACGATCCGGGCGTGGCAATTTTCTAAGCCATACCAACCTGCACAAACTCGCCCGACAGGCGGGAGCGCGTCACGTTCAAACGCTCAATTGCTCCGGTCCAGCCGCCGCCATGATCCTCCATATCTAG
- a CDS encoding HupE/UreJ family protein, with the protein MKRLILTLAATLVASPAFAHLDPEAHGSLAAGLSHPIFGLDHVLAMIAVGLWAASLGGKDAIWFLPSAFVAAMIAGFMAALTGLSLPFVEPTILLSVFALGLAVAFALKLPLHIASGIVALFGLFHGFAHGGELGSAGVLAFGIGFALSTALLHILGVAVAFGTKRILSGEKILKALGWITAAGGFWIIISG; encoded by the coding sequence ATGAAACGTTTGATTTTGACCCTGGCGGCAACGCTGGTGGCATCCCCTGCTTTTGCCCATCTTGATCCCGAAGCCCATGGCTCGCTGGCGGCAGGTCTCTCCCATCCCATTTTTGGCCTCGACCATGTGCTTGCCATGATCGCCGTTGGCCTTTGGGCCGCGTCACTTGGCGGCAAAGATGCCATCTGGTTTTTGCCCTCCGCCTTTGTTGCAGCAATGATTGCCGGCTTCATGGCCGCACTGACCGGCCTGTCGCTGCCTTTCGTGGAGCCAACCATTCTGCTCTCCGTCTTTGCTCTGGGTCTGGCCGTGGCTTTTGCGCTGAAGCTGCCATTGCACATCGCGTCTGGCATTGTTGCGCTCTTTGGCCTGTTTCACGGCTTTGCCCATGGTGGCGAGCTGGGAAGTGCTGGTGTCCTTGCCTTTGGCATCGGCTTTGCCCTTTCCACCGCGCTGTTGCATATCCTTGGCGTTGCCGTGGCCTTTGGCACCAAGCGCATCCTGTCTGGCGAGAAAATCCTCAAAGCCCTCGGCTGGATCACCGCAGCTGGTGGTTTCTGGATCATCATCAGCGGATAA
- a CDS encoding 5-carboxymethyl-2-hydroxymuconate Delta-isomerase produces the protein MPHVTIEFAKGLEQTYDMQELCDQLFEVLAAKSAFDAADIKIRASRVDYYRIGTEPQSFVHATLLLMQGREESVRLDLNQTILDVLRSFLPDVGSITVQDVEMVRVTYLKSLVGG, from the coding sequence ATGCCACATGTGACAATCGAGTTTGCCAAAGGCCTTGAGCAAACTTACGACATGCAAGAGCTCTGCGATCAGCTTTTTGAGGTGCTGGCAGCAAAGAGCGCTTTTGATGCGGCGGATATCAAGATACGGGCGTCGCGGGTCGATTATTATCGCATTGGCACCGAGCCGCAGAGCTTTGTTCATGCCACGCTGCTGCTGATGCAGGGCCGGGAAGAAAGCGTTCGGTTGGATTTGAACCAGACCATCCTCGACGTGCTTCGATCCTTCCTGCCCGATGTCGGGAGCATCACGGTGCAGGATGTGGAGATGGTGCGGGTCACCTATCTCAAAAGTCTGGTAGGTGGATAA
- a CDS encoding YbhB/YbcL family Raf kinase inhibitor-like protein, whose amino-acid sequence MFAKSLVTTAVIALTASSALADAGFVLSSPDLEAGQVIPADYYWNNFGCKGQNLRPELIWSGAPEGTKSYAVTFYDKDAPTGSGFWHWSIHDIPAEASGLNADLPETAIENNTDLNQPGFFGPCPPVGRTHTYTYTVYALSTETLELPKNASAALAGFFYHKNALATATFDVIAGPRSE is encoded by the coding sequence ATGTTCGCAAAATCTTTGGTGACCACAGCTGTGATTGCCCTTACAGCGAGTTCTGCCTTGGCAGATGCTGGCTTTGTGCTCTCCAGTCCTGACCTTGAAGCGGGCCAAGTCATACCTGCAGACTATTATTGGAACAATTTCGGGTGCAAAGGACAAAATCTGCGCCCTGAACTGATCTGGTCAGGTGCGCCTGAAGGAACCAAGAGCTACGCTGTCACCTTTTATGACAAGGACGCGCCTACCGGTAGCGGGTTTTGGCATTGGAGCATCCACGATATTCCCGCAGAGGCGAGCGGTCTGAACGCGGATCTTCCCGAGACTGCCATTGAAAACAATACGGATCTGAACCAACCGGGTTTCTTTGGCCCTTGTCCTCCGGTCGGTCGGACGCACACATACACTTATACCGTTTATGCACTTTCAACGGAGACGCTTGAGTTGCCCAAAAATGCATCTGCAGCACTGGCCGGGTTTTTCTACCACAAGAATGCCCTTGCAACAGCGACGTTTGATGTCATTGCAGGTCCTCGTTCCGAGTGA
- the ltaE gene encoding low-specificity L-threonine aldolase: protein MTHRQDLDFRSDTVTKPCPLMREAIAKAEVGDDYYRDDISVRELEQFAAELFGKEAALLTPSGTQSNLIAIMSHCQRGDAYIVGDRSHSYLRELGGAAMVAGVQPQVVQTQPDGTLSLKDIEASLFPASILFAPVRLIALENTIEGKVLPLDYLRDVAALANQRGLPVHLDGARIFNAASALGCPVSDIAHHSDTISFCLSKGLGAPVGSVLVGSAQMIETARRHRQMLGGGMRQAGILAAAGLFALKNNMGRLTDDHMRANKLAATLSDIPGLSVQSPQTNMVFCDIDRSIQDRFSGYLNKNGICVSGTPARQRWVTHLGIDDTALSTTLDLLARF from the coding sequence ATGACACACAGACAAGATCTGGATTTCAGAAGTGATACGGTGACCAAACCGTGCCCGTTGATGCGAGAGGCTATTGCCAAGGCCGAGGTTGGTGATGATTATTATCGCGATGATATATCGGTTCGAGAGCTCGAACAATTTGCGGCCGAGTTGTTTGGGAAGGAAGCCGCGCTTTTGACGCCTTCGGGCACGCAATCCAACTTGATTGCGATCATGTCCCATTGCCAGCGAGGGGATGCCTATATCGTCGGCGATCGTTCACATAGTTATTTGCGAGAGCTTGGTGGAGCGGCCATGGTTGCCGGAGTGCAGCCTCAGGTGGTTCAGACCCAGCCTGATGGTACATTGAGCCTGAAGGACATTGAGGCGTCTCTCTTTCCAGCTTCCATCCTGTTTGCGCCTGTCCGTCTGATCGCGTTGGAAAATACAATAGAGGGCAAGGTTCTGCCACTGGATTATTTGCGAGATGTTGCCGCGCTGGCCAACCAACGGGGCTTGCCGGTTCATCTGGACGGTGCCCGTATATTCAATGCAGCCTCAGCTCTTGGCTGTCCGGTTTCCGACATTGCCCATCATAGCGATACGATCAGTTTTTGCTTATCCAAAGGACTTGGCGCTCCGGTGGGCTCGGTGCTGGTGGGATCGGCGCAGATGATCGAGACAGCGCGCAGGCATCGCCAGATGCTTGGTGGAGGCATGCGGCAGGCCGGAATTCTTGCAGCTGCCGGACTGTTTGCGCTGAAAAATAATATGGGGCGACTGACGGACGATCATATGCGGGCAAACAAGCTTGCCGCGACCTTGTCCGATATTCCAGGACTGAGCGTTCAATCACCCCAAACGAATATGGTGTTTTGCGATATCGACAGATCGATACAGGACAGGTTTTCCGGCTATCTGAACAAGAATGGAATTTGTGTTTCCGGCACGCCAGCTCGGCAGCGTTGGGTGACACATCTTGGCATCGATGATACGGCGTTGAGCACGACGTTGGATCTGCTGGCGAGATTTTAA
- a CDS encoding L-dopachrome tautomerase-related protein, with protein MKSLTTADLEAGGNLERSWVDFHELPDEIWEDYMKHHIFALLIGLGFTVPVVAEDIKKAELFAELPHSVGNITFTPDNRVIYSHHPFFSPDVRVAELNEDKASFTPFPNASWNTPRDGTDRYFDSVLGLRGDENGIVWILDMGQRNGLIPKLVGWNTWKNQLEKIYYIPAPASLPESQHNDFVVNNKDGVFVIADEGIGQGGDGSKAALVIVDMHTGATRRVLQGHVSTLPEDRAIVVDGKPLTVPDGKGGQVVIKVGADGIAADAKFEWLYFGPLNGSVIYRVLFSDLLDESLSSKDLESRVERYADKPNNGGLSIDQAGNLYLTEVETNAVGIIPTDTRKYRRYAVADGLSWPDGVSYALDGYMYVSAAQISRAGLFNNGEAKNAAPYLIYRFKPEAPGRIGH; from the coding sequence TTGAAATCGCTCACAACTGCCGATCTGGAAGCTGGTGGGAATTTGGAGCGCAGTTGGGTCGACTTTCACGAATTGCCTGATGAAATCTGGGAGGATTACATGAAACATCATATATTTGCCTTGCTTATCGGATTGGGATTTACTGTGCCGGTCGTGGCTGAGGATATTAAAAAGGCAGAGTTATTTGCCGAACTTCCGCACTCCGTCGGGAATATCACCTTCACCCCTGATAATCGTGTTATTTACAGTCATCATCCCTTTTTCTCACCTGATGTCCGTGTGGCCGAATTGAATGAAGATAAAGCCTCCTTTACTCCGTTTCCCAATGCCTCCTGGAATACGCCTCGAGATGGAACAGATCGGTATTTCGATTCCGTGTTGGGGTTGCGTGGTGACGAAAATGGTATTGTCTGGATTCTCGATATGGGGCAGCGCAATGGTCTGATTCCGAAACTTGTGGGGTGGAATACCTGGAAGAACCAACTTGAAAAAATCTACTATATTCCAGCTCCCGCTTCGCTGCCTGAAAGCCAACACAATGATTTTGTCGTCAATAACAAAGATGGTGTTTTCGTGATTGCTGATGAAGGAATCGGCCAGGGTGGTGATGGTTCCAAAGCGGCTCTTGTCATCGTGGATATGCATACCGGTGCTACCCGTCGTGTGCTGCAAGGGCATGTCTCTACTTTACCTGAAGATCGTGCCATTGTTGTTGATGGTAAGCCTCTGACCGTTCCGGATGGGAAGGGTGGACAGGTTGTGATCAAGGTTGGGGCTGACGGAATTGCCGCAGATGCCAAATTTGAATGGCTTTACTTTGGACCACTGAACGGATCGGTTATCTACCGCGTGTTGTTCTCGGACTTACTGGATGAGAGCCTTTCAAGCAAAGACTTGGAAAGTCGGGTGGAACGTTATGCCGACAAGCCCAATAATGGTGGGTTGTCGATTGACCAGGCGGGCAATCTTTATCTCACGGAAGTGGAAACCAACGCCGTTGGGATCATTCCAACTGATACACGCAAATACCGGCGCTATGCGGTGGCCGATGGGCTCTCATGGCCGGATGGTGTCAGCTATGCGCTTGATGGATATATGTATGTTTCGGCTGCTCAAATCTCCCGAGCTGGTTTGTTTAACAATGGAGAGGCCAAAAATGCAGCGCCTTACCTGATCTATCGTTTCAAACCCGAAGCTCCGGGCCGGATTGGACATTGA
- a CDS encoding LysR family transcriptional regulator → MSFDFKTLELFVRVAKLGALGRAGEELLLSPTATTQRIQLLEAELGSKLLNRTTRAVSLTPDGEAFLEHAQKILDTIEDARSVVSSSKGRVSGLLRVTASASFGRAQIIPHLGAFFHTYPEIRLKLDLNDAVIDIVEQGYDLAIRVGVLTSSTLLARKLAPNPRFLVASPDYLEKFGEPRTPADLKNHNCITFGENRNWTLTGPRNEEFDIQVTGTFTTNFGEAITEALLQDLGIGLKSIWDISDHLQSGRLVKVLPDYSIAPDWQIWAVRAPSRMSSPRVLAFTNFFGERFKQGG, encoded by the coding sequence ATGTCATTCGACTTTAAAACCTTGGAATTGTTTGTTCGTGTTGCGAAACTTGGTGCACTTGGCCGTGCTGGTGAGGAACTCCTTCTATCACCTACAGCGACAACGCAGCGCATTCAGTTGCTTGAGGCCGAGTTGGGCAGCAAATTGTTGAATCGGACCACACGTGCGGTTTCTTTGACACCTGATGGTGAGGCATTTTTGGAGCATGCCCAAAAGATACTCGATACGATCGAAGATGCTCGATCTGTGGTATCTTCATCAAAAGGTCGGGTATCCGGCCTTTTGCGGGTGACTGCTTCTGCATCCTTTGGTCGTGCCCAGATCATACCGCACCTTGGTGCATTTTTTCACACCTATCCCGAGATCAGGCTCAAACTTGATCTGAATGACGCCGTTATTGATATTGTTGAACAAGGTTACGATCTTGCCATTCGTGTCGGTGTGTTAACCTCATCCACCTTGTTGGCTCGAAAACTGGCACCAAATCCGCGCTTTTTGGTTGCCAGTCCCGACTATCTTGAAAAATTTGGTGAACCCAGAACGCCTGCCGATTTGAAAAACCATAATTGCATCACCTTTGGAGAAAATCGAAACTGGACCTTGACTGGCCCCAGGAATGAAGAGTTTGACATTCAGGTCACCGGAACATTCACAACCAATTTTGGCGAGGCGATCACCGAGGCCTTGTTGCAGGATCTCGGAATTGGACTCAAATCCATTTGGGATATTTCCGATCATCTGCAAAGTGGTCGTCTTGTTAAGGTCTTGCCTGACTATTCGATTGCTCCTGATTGGCAGATATGGGCAGTAAGAGCGCCTAGTCGAATGTCTTCTCCGCGGGTTCTGGCTTTTACAAATTTCTTTGGGGAACGATTCAAGCAAGGCGGGTAA
- a CDS encoding LysR family transcriptional regulator: MNFQHLRFAIAVAQTGSFTRAADACCVTQPALSNAIGQLEEELGGRLFERTTRSVTLTAFGTLMIEKMEQIVAARLDLLTSASDYLTRDDKLIRIGQSPLISADFSQSMLSRARQFQLDLVLTEMNKADIGPALQSGTIDVGLCPAPQNSTTLKSAPIYTEPLFVVSDQKNQTPTGSSKLTDIAGQKILLVPDDCGLSDTVRFLFQDQKLTMDEYEGRALAYHVLEKWAHLGIGATVLPASQVTRTDYARPLKTTDDTFASIQFEAHWMARQETRSSFDALMACLGTSR; the protein is encoded by the coding sequence ATGAATTTTCAACATCTCAGATTCGCCATAGCGGTTGCTCAAACAGGGTCCTTCACACGAGCTGCCGATGCCTGTTGTGTCACTCAGCCGGCACTTTCCAATGCCATCGGACAGTTGGAAGAGGAGCTTGGTGGTCGTCTGTTCGAACGCACCACACGTTCGGTCACATTGACCGCATTTGGAACCCTCATGATCGAAAAGATGGAACAGATCGTTGCTGCCCGTCTTGATCTGCTGACAAGTGCCTCCGACTATCTGACCCGCGATGACAAGTTGATCCGGATCGGGCAGTCTCCGCTGATCAGTGCAGATTTTTCCCAATCCATGTTATCGCGCGCCAGACAATTTCAGCTGGATTTGGTCCTGACCGAAATGAACAAGGCCGATATCGGCCCGGCCCTTCAAAGTGGCACCATCGATGTTGGCTTATGCCCTGCTCCGCAAAACAGCACAACCCTGAAGTCCGCGCCCATTTATACGGAACCTTTGTTTGTTGTTTCCGATCAGAAAAACCAAACTCCGACCGGATCATCAAAGCTCACCGATATTGCCGGGCAAAAGATCCTGCTGGTACCGGATGATTGCGGCCTGTCAGACACTGTCCGTTTCCTGTTTCAGGATCAGAAGCTGACAATGGACGAATATGAAGGCCGGGCACTCGCCTATCATGTGTTGGAAAAATGGGCCCATCTTGGCATCGGCGCCACTGTGCTGCCAGCATCGCAAGTCACCCGAACAGACTATGCACGCCCGCTGAAAACGACAGACGATACATTCGCATCCATTCAGTTTGAGGCCCACTGGATGGCAAGACAGGAGACCAGATCAAGCTTCGACGCCCTCATGGCCTGTCTTGGCACTTCGCGCTAG